One window of the Nicotiana tabacum cultivar K326 chromosome 4, ASM71507v2, whole genome shotgun sequence genome contains the following:
- the LOC107791938 gene encoding iron-sulfur cluster assembly protein 1 produces MLRQVGNRVLGLGQRSSVARGVLPRLYHERVVDHYNNPRNVGSFDKNDPTVGTGLVGAPACGDVMKLQIKVDDKTGKITDACFKTFGCGSAIASSSVATEWVKGKQMEEVLSIKNTEIAKHLSLPPVKLHCSMLAEDAIKAAVKDYVSKNAKLSDKAENA; encoded by the exons ATGTTGAGGCAAGTCGGAAACAGAGTTCTGGGGCTAGGGCAACGATCGTCGGTGGCGCGTGGGGTGTTGCCGCGGCTATATCATGAAAGAGTGGTGGACCATTACAATAATCCCCGAAATGTGGGGTCCTTTGACAAGAACGATCCCACAGTCGGTACGGGTCTTGTCGGAGCTCCGGCTTGTGGCGATGTGATGAAGCTACAAATCAAGGTCGATGATAAGACCGGGAAAATTACGGATGCTTGTTTCAAGACCTTCGGGTGTGGCTCTGCTATTGCTTCCTCCTCCGTAG cAACTGAATGGGTGAAAGGAAAACAGATGGAGGAAGTACTGTCCATAAAGAATAC GGAAATAGCGAAACATCTTTCCCTTCCACCTGTTAAACTGCACTGCAGCATGCTTGCTGAGGATGCAATTAAGGCTGCTGTGAAGGATTATGTGTCGAAGAATGCAAAGTTAAGTGACAAGGCAGAGAATGCGTGA